The nucleotide sequence GAAGTAGGTAAGACAAAAGAAGATCTTAATCTGATGGGTCTTGACGGCTGGGAATTAGTCAAGTTTGTTGGTCAAGTAGATGAAGAAGGTATGTCTACTGCATTTTTCAAGCGTGTTTTAGATGGAGCTAACATCTAAGTTTCATCTTAGACCTCCATTTTCCATTTATCTCCTTTTACCATTTCTTCTGCATCCCTGCAAATACAGAATTTGCAGAGAGCACACTCCACATCGTTCTGCTTGTCTTTTACAGGACAATAGTAGGTCCCATCCTTTTCCAGGACTTGGTCCCCTCCCGGAAAGACCATCCCTATTGGATGGATCGGTTTTTTCACGATGAATACAAGATAGAGGGCTGTAAGATTTACTAACTTATTGAAATACTCCTGATTTTGATCTTCTGAAACACCCATTTTGTTGAGCCTTTTTATAAGATCATCATATTCTTCTGCATTGATGGTCTCATTTTTTTCAGGTCTCTTTAAATTACTGATGTCTGTAAAAATGGTATATAAGTAGTTGAAAAGCTCAGTTGAATATGCTTCCCTGTATTTTTTAGGCAAGCCGGAAGCTGATCTGACCATGAAGGCCCTTGCTTTCATAAGATCTGCTATCGACATGTTTCTTGCATCTTTTTGGAGCGAACCAAGAAGATCGGCAGTGTTCATAAGAAGTATTGTGTCTTTCTTTCATTTAAAAATTTGTGATAACTCATAGTATCACATCTAATTACTTTGATTTAATGTTACTTTTAAACTAACAGAAACACTTATATAATAACAGTTCGTATATGCACGAACGTTACTATTGTATAAATTCTTACTTGATTAATTTGGTTAATCCGTTAACTTAATCGATTACATTTTTTCTTTTCTTGTTTGAATCGACCTTGAAACACAAAATAATTGATGGAGGCAAACCATGACCGAAAAAGAAAACAACGATGATGGTTCAGTTCCTCTTCCGATGAAGGAACTGGAAGAAATAGTCAGATCCCTTATTGAGCGTATCATGGATGAAATGGCTGAAGAAGGATTCGAGAAACCTGCATTTTATGGTTTTTCCGTAGTCTACAATGGAGCTGATAACTCTGAAGATCAGCACTTCTCCACCATCAAATTAGGTGATAATAGCTTCTTCTATGTTTCAAAGAAGGATGCAGTCATAGAGTGCACCGAGGTAGATGACAAACTGTACGTTACAGTTGATACCGGAGTTGAGGTCGATGATGTTTCATATAGTGCATCAGGTTCTGAACTTGAACTTCAGTTCGAGACTGAAGAACAGGTCTTTACCCAGCACATTGAACTGGAACCAAAGGTCGATCCGGAAAGCTCAAAAATGACCTGCAAAAATGGAGTAGTTGAGATCGTGTTCCGGATACTCGATGAATGATCATCGTAACTGTACACGACCTCTTCTCTTTTTATGGCACGTTTAATTCTTCAGTTCTCTTATTTTGTCTTCTTTCTTAGAATAGCAAAAGCTATAGCTACACAAAGAAGCGCAATGGCCGGACTTAAGGGACTATCCTGCTCATCCTCCGGAGGTTCAAGAACCACACCTTCAGGGAGATAAAGATCTGTTTCGGGATGGAATGCATACCATGCAAACCAGAAATCCCTTTCTTTGATTATTTCTTCTCCACTATCAATGTTGGTTATGGTGACAATTCCCACTTCGTCCCTTTCTACCAGAATTTCAACACCATCGACAGTGTCTTCGATGGTCCCGAATTCAATGAGATCATCTTCACGGTAGGCCTTGAACATACCATCCAGTTCTATGCCAAAGATCACGGTCTTTGGATGGATCGTAGTGTTGCTGTTCTCTACCGGGAACAATAATATGCTGTTCTCATAGTAGTTACCATAAGGGTCATTTCCATAAGGCCTGCTGAATCCGGTATTCTGGGAAAGCACTTCTGAGTCAGGATGTGCGACCTTCCAGTCTCTCCAGACGACCGTCTCAATTGAGATCGCATTAAGTTCCATGCCCGTAAGTTCTCCTACTATCGCCTGTCCTCCGATCTGTGTCCAGTAAGAATTTGTCTTCCTGTCATACATCACAAGGTTCGAATTGTAGAGTTTACCGGATGTCCCGAATTCGACCTCTTCCCCGTTTATCGTTCTCTCATAAGCGATACCTGATCCACACAGGGGGCAATATGTAATGAGGATCGGTTCACCATTGATGTGATCATTAACTATCTCATGCCATACCATGATCTGCAGGGGATAGACTCTCTTTGTATCATTGTGGATAAGTGCAAGCACAAGTTCATTGTCCTCGATCCATCTGTCAGCTTCCTCTACGGTAACATATTCAGGATCATCCAGTGATGGTATTCCATCCATCGGTGGTCCGCCTGAGACGATCTCATTGGGGTCAACGATATACTTAACACCCATTTCCGTAAGCATTATCCCAAGCTCATCTTCCATCTCGATCAGTTCCGGAAGTTTCTCTATACCACCATCAGCTACCTCTTCTGCAGATGCAGCAATACACCCCATAAAGGCAGTTAACAGGATCGTTATCGATACTAACAATACTCTGTATTTTCCTCTATATTTTGTCTTCACATCAATCTCTCCACTACTCTGAACACGAATATGAGATAATACACCGATATTACGAGCATTATTATACCTGCAGACAGGTTGATCTTCCTCTTATACTTGATAAGGAACCTAATGATGCTCTTGCTTTTTGCAGTTGATATTGCTGAAAAGACCAGTAATGGGAAACTTATTCCTATTCCGAAGGCTACGAAATTCAGGAAATTTTCAAAAAAACCCATGCTGGTAAGTGATTTAGCAAACAGGGCTGCAATAAATGCAGGGTTGCAAGGTACAACGATGGCTCCAAAAAAGAACCCGTAAAGGAATGCAGTTATCAATGGGTTCCTGTCCCCTGCAATGTTCGTGCGTGGCAAAAATTTCCCTATGTCGTAGTCCATTATCAGTAACAGGCTGATGATAAAAAGTATCCCGAAAGCTATCGGGGAGATTATCCCTATGACATTTGTTAGCGATACCTGAAGCAGGGTTGTGAATATGAGGCCCAGCAGGGACATGAAAAGGATCACACCTGCACTTATGACCAATCCAAAGATAAGAGGTAATCTCTTATTCTTCTCTTCACCTGAAAGCTGGTTGGAAAGGTATGCCAGGAATGCAGGGTACAATGGCAGTACACACACAGCTGTCAAGGGAGTCAGCAGACCCAGTGTAAATGAAAGGAACAGGTCTGCCAAGAAGGCCAGAAAAGCCATTTAGCACCCCTCCGCGACCTCATCATTTAATTCATCTGCAGATTTGAGTCCTCTGCCCAACAATCTTGCTTCTCCATCCTCACAAATGAGTATGACTGGTGCAATTGGTGCATTTACTACCTCTACACCGAATTCGTCTATCATGTCTTCTGTCATTTCTGTAGGTGCAACTGCAAAGTACCAGTCAAGATCATTTCTCTGGACATGATCAAGTACAGCATCCACATCTTCGTTCGGATCGGTATCAAGAGATATATGAGTTATAGTTTCGCCTTCTGTCTCAATGAGCTTTTTCATTTCTTTTTGCTGCTGAAGGCAGGTCGGACACCATACTGCAAAACTTTCAACAAGGATTGGTCCTTCAAAGTCACTTATTCTGAATACTTCTCCTGTCCTGACATCGGTAAGTTCAACATCTCTCCAATCAACAGATTCTGTCTGTTCGTTATCAGTTGCAGTTTCATTTTCCACACAACCGGACAACAGAACAAGAAACACTATCAGTACAATTGAAGCTAAACCTATGTTCTTTTTAATGTGCATTTAAAGCCCCCATTAAATATGGGGATTGTCTCCAAATAAGTGTTTTGTATTAAATCAGTAAAGGCTTATTTTCTGCTTATTCCTTAGCCTTGAGCAATTGCATCATCTTTTCCGGATCGGTGGTAGGTTCTTTGCAGCTTAAGTTCCTGCATACGTAAGCTGTTGCCTTTCCATCTTTCATAACAAGGTTCTCAGTATACTCTGCGATCCGGGTGATGGCATTCCCGTCAGTTCCTGATGCTTTGAGCATCACGATTTTATTAGGCAGGTACTCCTGATGAAGGTTTGATAGCATCAATTTTGTATCCTCTGAATTAAGGTCACCTGCGATCACAACTTCGCTCGAGGGGGCCAGAATAAAGTTCACACCAGACAGGAACTGGGTGTATCCTATAGGTATGGCTGAAATAGTTCCGGAAAAGGTCTTCATGATCTCATAAGCCTTTTTTTCAAGTTCGGTGTTTCCTGTCATTCTTCCAAGACGGATCAGGTTCGAAAAAGCAACTGAGTTACCGCTTGGGATTGCGCCGTCATAAACTTCTTTCTTCCTGAAAAGAAGGCTCTCTGAAGTATTAGCTGTCTGGTAGAATCCACCATTCTCGTCATCCCAGTAATTATCCAGCAGGTATTCGTTGAGTTTTAATGCTGTATTAAGATATGATGTTTCAAAAGTAGTTTCATATAACTCAATAAGTCCCCATATTAGGAATGCATGATCTTCCAGGAATGCCGGTGTTTCTGTTGTTTCGCTGCACAGGTGAGAAAGCCTACCTGTTCTCATGTAAGTGCTGGTAAGGATAAGATCTGCACATCTTTTAGCCAGTGTTTCGTATCTCTTTTCTCCAAGTGCCCTTGAAGCGATGGCCAGGGAAGCTATCATCAGCCCATTCCAGTCCGTGAGTACCTTATCGTCTTTTGACGGATGAACTCTCTTTTCGCGTACCTCAAAGAGCTTCTTCCTGCTTTTTTCAATGGAGCTTTCAAGTTCTTCTATCTCCATATTGTGTTTACGTGCGATCTCATCAGGACCAGCTTTAATGTGTAATATGTTCTTTCCGGTTGGTGTGCGAGTGCTTTCATCAAGGAAATTGCCGTTATTTTCCATGTTGAAATGATCTATGAACAACTCTGCATCAGTTTCTTCAAGAATTCCCTTGATCTCATCAATATCCCAAATATAGAACTTACCTTCAACGCCCTCACTGTCGGCATCTTCAGCACAATAGAATCCGCCTTCCGGGGATGTCATATCTCTTTCAAGATATTCGAATATCTCTTTAACCGTATTTGCAAATTCAGGATTGCCGGTTGCTTGATATGCTTCTGAATAGGATATTGCCAGCATTCCCTGGTCATATAACATTTTCTCAAAGTGAGGGACTAGCCAGGCATTATCCGTGGAATACCTGTGAAATCCAAAACCGATATGGTCATAGATCCCTCCTGATCTCATTGCACTGAGGGTTCTCTCTACAATTTCCAGTGCTCTTTCATCACCGCTCCGGTTCCAGTATCGTAGGAGGTACATGAGGTTGTGTGGGGATGGGAACTTTGGGGAATTTCCAAATCCGCCATTCTCTTCATCGAAAGTATCCTTAAGATGCTTGAAGGCCAGATACAGGACATTATCATCAATTGTTCCATTTTCTCCGGGCTTTCGAGTTGCCTGACCTGCAAAATGAGAACTTATCATGGAGGTCTGCTCATCGATCTTGTGATGCTCCTTGGTCCAGATATCATTAATCTGTGGTAGAAGTTCCATCAGTCCGATGCGTCCCGGGATGCTTTCTTTTGGCATATATGTTGCAGCTACGAAGGGCACTTTTTCAGGCGTCATTATTATTGTAAGCGGCCAGCCACCATTTCCGTTCATGGCCTGGCAGACTTCCATGTAGACAGCATCAATGTCCGGTCTTTCTTCCCTGTCCACTTTTATGGCAACAAAATGGTTGTTAATCAGATCTGCCAGGTCCTGATGTTCAAAAGATTCCCTTTCCATTACGTGACACCAGTGACAGGTTGAATATCCTATGGACAGGAAGATAGGTTTGCTTTCATCTTTCGCTTTTTTGAATGCTTCATCTCCCCATGGATACCAGTCCACAGGGTTGTATGCATGCTGCAAAAGGTACGGACTTTTTTCATGGATCAACCTGTTCGGTTCTCTATTGCTGTTATCGTCTGTATTCATTAAATGCCCCCGATAATCCCCAAATCGTTTATTAGATAATAACCCTCTATTTGGTATATATCTACTTAGCGTCCGGCCAGGTGCACTTTCGGGTGGTCAACAGCAGAGGGTTGCTATTGCAAGAGCACTAGCTATGCAACCAAAGGTAATGCTTTTCGACGAGTCGACCTCAGTTCTGGACCCTGAGATGGTTGGTGAGGTCCTAAATGTAATGAAAGACCTTGCAAAGGAAGGCATGACAATGGTCGTGGTAACCCATGAAATGGGATTTGCCAGAGAAGTCGCTGATCGCGTACTTTTCATGGATGAAGGTGTGATCGTTGAGGAAGGTACTCCTGAGGATATCTTTTCCAATGCTAAACATGAAAGGACAAAATCATTTTTAAGCAAGATCTTGTGATGCGGATTTGATGTGTTCGTGATAAGTTCTGAAGATGCGAGAGTGCACAGAAGAGTGATGGGGACGTTTTTTCCAGAATTTCGCACTTACATTTTCAGAACCGTTCTGGATAATCTTGCTTAAGGTCTTGGTATACGGGTACATTAAAACGAAGGGTCTTTATTGCAACTGGTTCCGATATATTTTTGATGAATAAAGATTTCTGATATTTGTTATTTCTTTGAAGTTAATACTTATTATATGCATATCTAAATATATGCTTTATATTATATTGTTCTTTGTAGCGGTATTTTTATGTGTTTCTTTAAATAACTTCATTATTTATTTCAAATAATATTAGTTATAATATACTCGTTTGATAGCATACTAATGATAGTATGTTATAGAATATATATTTTAATTTATGCTTCATTGACTAGTTATATTAAAATGGGCGATTCAATAAATTATATAATATCTATAAATATGTCATATAATATTCAGCTTAATTTTATATCATTGCCAAATTAAGTTGTCATTAAATTAATATGGCTTTATTTTAATTGTATTTCTAATATTTTAATATTAAGAGATCATTACTTAATTTTATAAGGGTATGTTTATTTATTACTTTTTAATTCCTTTAGTGTATAGTGTTTAACCTAAATAATAGCAGATTCATATAGCTATTTCTTTTTAAGAATATTTCCTATGTCTTAGTTTAATTTAACTCTATAGTATTTATTATAATATCTATTTTTAATTATCTACTATTTTTTATCGTTTATTAGATATATTTTTATAGATATA is from Methanococcoides sp. AM1 and encodes:
- a CDS encoding cytochrome c biogenesis CcdA family protein, coding for MAFLAFLADLFLSFTLGLLTPLTAVCVLPLYPAFLAYLSNQLSGEEKNKRLPLIFGLVISAGVILFMSLLGLIFTTLLQVSLTNVIGIISPIAFGILFIISLLLIMDYDIGKFLPRTNIAGDRNPLITAFLYGFFFGAIVVPCNPAFIAALFAKSLTSMGFFENFLNFVAFGIGISFPLLVFSAISTAKSKSIIRFLIKYKRKINLSAGIIMLVISVYYLIFVFRVVERLM
- a CDS encoding DUF3179 domain-containing protein; translated protein: MKTKYRGKYRVLLVSITILLTAFMGCIAASAEEVADGGIEKLPELIEMEDELGIMLTEMGVKYIVDPNEIVSGGPPMDGIPSLDDPEYVTVEEADRWIEDNELVLALIHNDTKRVYPLQIMVWHEIVNDHINGEPILITYCPLCGSGIAYERTINGEEVEFGTSGKLYNSNLVMYDRKTNSYWTQIGGQAIVGELTGMELNAISIETVVWRDWKVAHPDSEVLSQNTGFSRPYGNDPYGNYYENSILLFPVENSNTTIHPKTVIFGIELDGMFKAYREDDLIEFGTIEDTVDGVEILVERDEVGIVTITNIDSGEEIIKERDFWFAWYAFHPETDLYLPEGVVLEPPEDEQDSPLSPAIALLCVAIAFAILRKKTK
- a CDS encoding DUF2115 domain-containing protein, with product MNTADLLGSLQKDARNMSIADLMKARAFMVRSASGLPKKYREAYSTELFNYLYTIFTDISNLKRPEKNETINAEEYDDLIKRLNKMGVSEDQNQEYFNKLVNLTALYLVFIVKKPIHPIGMVFPGGDQVLEKDGTYYCPVKDKQNDVECALCKFCICRDAEEMVKGDKWKMEV
- a CDS encoding TlpA family protein disulfide reductase, yielding MHIKKNIGLASIVLIVFLVLLSGCVENETATDNEQTESVDWRDVELTDVRTGEVFRISDFEGPILVESFAVWCPTCLQQQKEMKKLIETEGETITHISLDTDPNEDVDAVLDHVQRNDLDWYFAVAPTEMTEDMIDEFGVEVVNAPIAPVILICEDGEARLLGRGLKSADELNDEVAEGC
- a CDS encoding Hsp20/alpha crystallin family protein, which translates into the protein MTEKENNDDGSVPLPMKELEEIVRSLIERIMDEMAEEGFEKPAFYGFSVVYNGADNSEDQHFSTIKLGDNSFFYVSKKDAVIECTEVDDKLYVTVDTGVEVDDVSYSASGSELELQFETEEQVFTQHIELEPKVDPESSKMTCKNGVVEIVFRILDE
- a CDS encoding thioredoxin domain-containing protein encodes the protein MNTDDNSNREPNRLIHEKSPYLLQHAYNPVDWYPWGDEAFKKAKDESKPIFLSIGYSTCHWCHVMERESFEHQDLADLINNHFVAIKVDREERPDIDAVYMEVCQAMNGNGGWPLTIIMTPEKVPFVAATYMPKESIPGRIGLMELLPQINDIWTKEHHKIDEQTSMISSHFAGQATRKPGENGTIDDNVLYLAFKHLKDTFDEENGGFGNSPKFPSPHNLMYLLRYWNRSGDERALEIVERTLSAMRSGGIYDHIGFGFHRYSTDNAWLVPHFEKMLYDQGMLAISYSEAYQATGNPEFANTVKEIFEYLERDMTSPEGGFYCAEDADSEGVEGKFYIWDIDEIKGILEETDAELFIDHFNMENNGNFLDESTRTPTGKNILHIKAGPDEIARKHNMEIEELESSIEKSRKKLFEVREKRVHPSKDDKVLTDWNGLMIASLAIASRALGEKRYETLAKRCADLILTSTYMRTGRLSHLCSETTETPAFLEDHAFLIWGLIELYETTFETSYLNTALKLNEYLLDNYWDDENGGFYQTANTSESLLFRKKEVYDGAIPSGNSVAFSNLIRLGRMTGNTELEKKAYEIMKTFSGTISAIPIGYTQFLSGVNFILAPSSEVVIAGDLNSEDTKLMLSNLHQEYLPNKIVMLKASGTDGNAITRIAEYTENLVMKDGKATAYVCRNLSCKEPTTDPEKMMQLLKAKE